The following coding sequences are from one Streptococcus sp. NPS 308 window:
- a CDS encoding carbohydrate ABC transporter permease, with amino-acid sequence MENQQPSKAALLSVIPGLGQIYNKQKVKGFIFLAVTLVFVLYFLALAAPELHNLITLGDKPGRDNSLFMLIRGAFHSILVAVYVLFYFYNIKDAHTIAKRINNGIPVPRTFKDMIKGIYENGFPYLLIIPSYVAMTFAIIFPVVVTLMIAFTNYDFQHLPPNKLLDWVGLTNFTNIWSLSTFRSAFGAVLSWTIIWALSASTLQIVIGIFTAIIANQPFIKGKRIFGVIFLLPWAVPAFITILTFSNMFNDSVGAINTQVLPILAKVLPFLDGALIPWKTDPTWTKIALIMMQGWLGFPYIYVLTLGILQSIPNDLYEAAYIDGANAWQKFRNITFPMILAVAAPTLISQYTFNFNNFSIMYLFNAGGPGSVGGGAGSTDILISWIYRLTTGTSPQYSMAAAVTLIISIIVISISMIAFKKLHAFDMEDV; translated from the coding sequence ATGGAAAACCAACAACCTAGCAAAGCAGCCTTGCTTTCAGTGATTCCTGGGTTAGGGCAAATTTACAACAAACAAAAGGTCAAAGGTTTTATTTTTCTTGCTGTAACGCTCGTTTTTGTCCTTTATTTTCTAGCCCTTGCTGCGCCTGAATTGCACAATTTGATCACTCTTGGTGACAAACCCGGTCGCGACAATTCACTCTTCATGCTGATTCGTGGTGCCTTCCACTCAATTCTTGTTGCTGTTTATGTGCTCTTCTACTTCTACAATATTAAAGACGCACATACAATTGCTAAACGCATCAACAACGGAATTCCTGTCCCACGTACTTTTAAAGATATGATCAAAGGTATTTATGAGAATGGTTTCCCTTACCTCTTGATCATCCCATCTTACGTCGCTATGACATTTGCGATTATCTTCCCTGTTGTGGTAACATTGATGATCGCCTTTACCAACTATGACTTCCAACACTTGCCACCAAACAAATTGTTGGACTGGGTTGGTTTGACGAACTTTACAAATATCTGGAGCTTAAGCACCTTCCGTTCAGCCTTCGGTGCCGTTCTTTCTTGGACCATCATCTGGGCCTTGTCTGCTTCTACTTTGCAGATTGTGATTGGTATCTTCACAGCGATCATTGCTAACCAACCATTTATCAAAGGAAAACGTATCTTTGGTGTTATTTTCCTTCTTCCTTGGGCTGTTCCAGCCTTCATCACTATCTTGACCTTCTCAAACATGTTTAACGATAGTGTCGGAGCGATCAACACTCAAGTATTGCCTATCTTGGCTAAAGTCCTTCCTTTCCTTGACGGAGCACTTATCCCTTGGAAAACAGACCCAACTTGGACGAAGATTGCCTTGATTATGATGCAAGGTTGGCTAGGATTCCCATACATCTACGTTTTGACTTTGGGTATCTTGCAGTCTATCCCTAACGACCTCTACGAAGCGGCTTACATCGATGGTGCCAATGCTTGGCAAAAATTCCGCAACATCACTTTCCCTATGATTTTGGCTGTTGCAGCACCAACATTGATCAGCCAATACACCTTTAACTTTAACAACTTCTCTATCATGTACCTCTTCAATGCTGGAGGACCTGGTAGTGTTGGTGGTGGAGCCGGTTCAACTGATATCTTGATCTCATGGATTTACCGTTTGACTACAGGTACATCTCCTCAATACTCTATGGCGGCAGCTGTTACCTTGATTATCTCTATCATTGTCATCTCTATCTCTATGATTGCATTCAAGAAACTACACGCATTTGATATGGAGGACGTCTAA
- a CDS encoding sugar ABC transporter permease — protein sequence MNNSIKLKRRLTQTLTYLYLIGLSIVIIYPLLITIMSAFKTGNVVAFKLDSNIDFSFANFQGLFTETLYGTWYLNTLIIAFITMAVQTSIIVLAGYAYSRYNFLARKQSLVFFLIIQMVPTMAALTAFFVMALMLNALNQNWFLIFLYVGGGIPMNAWLMKGYFDTVPMSLDESAKLDGAGHFRRFWQIVLPLVRPMIAVQALWAFMGPFGDYILSSFLLREKEYFTVAVGLQTFVNNVKNMKIAYFSAGAILIALPICILFFFLQKNFVSGLTSGGDKG from the coding sequence ATGAATAACTCAATCAAACTCAAACGTAGACTGACTCAAACTCTCACTTACCTCTACTTGATCGGCCTTTCAATCGTGATTATCTATCCACTTTTGATTACCATTATGTCAGCCTTCAAGACTGGTAACGTTGTAGCCTTTAAATTAGATAGTAACATTGACTTTAGCTTTGCCAACTTCCAAGGACTCTTCACAGAAACCTTGTACGGCACTTGGTACCTCAATACGTTGATCATCGCCTTTATTACCATGGCTGTTCAAACAAGTATCATCGTCCTTGCTGGTTATGCCTACAGCCGTTACAATTTCTTGGCTCGTAAACAAAGTTTAGTCTTCTTCTTGATTATCCAAATGGTGCCAACTATGGCCGCTTTGACAGCCTTCTTCGTTATGGCCCTTATGTTGAACGCCCTTAACCAAAACTGGTTCCTCATCTTCCTCTACGTTGGTGGAGGTATCCCGATGAACGCTTGGTTGATGAAAGGCTACTTCGACACAGTACCAATGTCTCTAGACGAATCTGCAAAACTAGATGGTGCAGGACACTTCCGCCGCTTCTGGCAAATTGTTCTCCCACTTGTTCGCCCAATGATCGCTGTACAAGCTCTCTGGGCCTTCATGGGACCTTTCGGGGACTATATCCTCTCTAGTTTCTTGCTTCGTGAGAAAGAATACTTTACTGTTGCCGTTGGTCTCCAAACCTTCGTTAACAACGTGAAAAATATGAAGATTGCCTACTTCTCAGCAGGTGCTATCCTCATCGCCCTTCCAATCTGTATTCTCTTCTTCTTCCTACAAAAGAACTTTGTTTCAGGACTTACAAGTGGTGGCGACAAGGGATAA
- the glgP gene encoding glycogen/starch/alpha-glucan family phosphorylase gives MLPLKEFVQKRYNKTIAECSNEELYLALLNYSKLASSQKPVNTGKKKVYYISAEFLIGKLLSNNLINLGLYDDVKKELADAGKELIEIEEVELEPSLGNGGLGRLAACFIDSIATLGLNGDGVGLNYHYGLFQQVLKNNQQETIPNAWLTEQNWLVRSSRSYQVPFAHFTLTSTLYDLDVPGYKTATKNRLRLFDLDSVDSSIIEDGISFDKTDIARNLTLFLYPDDSDRQGELLRIFQQYFMVSNGAQLIIDEAIEKGSNLHDLADYAVVQINDTHPSMVIPELIRLLTERGIELDEAISIVRSMTAYTNHTILAEALEKWPLEFLEEVVPHLVPIIKELDRRVKAEYKDPAVQIIDESGRVHMAHMDIHYGYSVNGVAALHTEILKNSELKAFYDIYPEKFNNKTNGITFRRWLMHANPRLSHYLDEIIGRGWHHEADELEKLLSYEDKAALKAKLEEIKAHNKRKLARHLKEHQGVEINTNSIFDIQIKRLHEYKRQQMNALYVIHKYLDIKAGNIPARPITVFFGGKAAPAYTIAQDIIHLILCLSEVIANDPAVAPHLQVVMVENYNVTAASFLIPACDISEQISLASKEASGTGNMKFMLNGALTLGTMDGANVEIAELVGDDNIYIFGEDSETVIDLYAKAAYKSSEFYAREAIKPLVDFIVSDAVLAVGKKERLERLYNELINKDWFMTLLDLEDYIKVKEQMLADYEDRDAWLDKVIVNISKAGFFSSDRTIAQYNEDIWHLN, from the coding sequence ATGTTACCACTAAAAGAATTTGTACAAAAACGTTACAATAAAACCATTGCAGAATGTAGTAACGAAGAGCTTTACCTTGCTCTTCTCAACTACAGCAAGCTTGCTAGTAGCCAAAAACCAGTCAACACTGGCAAGAAGAAAGTTTACTACATCTCAGCTGAGTTTTTGATTGGTAAACTCTTGTCAAACAACTTGATCAACCTTGGTCTTTACGACGATGTGAAAAAAGAACTTGCTGATGCCGGTAAAGAGTTGATCGAAATCGAAGAAGTAGAATTGGAACCTTCTCTAGGGAACGGTGGATTGGGACGTTTGGCAGCCTGCTTTATCGACTCAATCGCTACTCTTGGTTTGAACGGTGACGGTGTTGGTTTGAACTACCACTACGGTCTTTTCCAACAAGTTCTTAAAAACAACCAACAAGAAACCATTCCTAACGCTTGGTTGACAGAGCAAAACTGGTTGGTTCGTTCAAGCCGTAGCTACCAAGTGCCATTTGCACACTTTACCTTGACATCAACTCTTTACGACCTTGATGTTCCTGGTTACAAGACTGCTACTAAGAACCGCTTGCGTTTGTTTGACTTGGATTCAGTTGATTCTTCTATCATCGAAGATGGTATCAGCTTTGACAAGACAGACATCGCTCGCAACTTGACACTTTTCCTTTACCCAGATGATAGTGACCGTCAAGGTGAATTGCTCCGTATCTTCCAACAATACTTCATGGTTTCAAACGGTGCGCAATTGATCATCGATGAAGCAATCGAAAAAGGAAGCAACTTGCATGACCTTGCGGACTACGCAGTTGTACAAATCAACGATACTCATCCATCAATGGTGATCCCTGAATTGATCCGTCTTTTGACTGAACGTGGTATCGAACTTGATGAAGCAATCTCTATCGTTCGTAGCATGACTGCCTACACGAACCACACCATCCTTGCTGAAGCCCTTGAAAAATGGCCTCTTGAATTTTTGGAAGAAGTGGTTCCTCACTTGGTACCAATCATCAAAGAATTGGACCGTCGTGTTAAAGCAGAATACAAAGACCCAGCTGTTCAAATCATCGATGAGAGCGGACGTGTTCACATGGCTCACATGGATATCCACTACGGATACAGTGTTAACGGGGTAGCAGCACTCCACACTGAAATCTTGAAGAACTCTGAGTTGAAAGCTTTCTACGACATCTACCCAGAAAAATTCAACAACAAAACAAACGGTATTACTTTCCGTCGTTGGCTCATGCATGCTAACCCACGCTTGTCTCACTACTTGGATGAAATTATTGGACGTGGTTGGCACCATGAAGCGGATGAACTTGAAAAACTCTTGTCTTACGAAGATAAAGCAGCCCTTAAAGCAAAACTTGAAGAAATCAAGGCTCACAACAAACGTAAATTGGCTCGACACTTGAAAGAACATCAAGGTGTGGAAATCAATACAAACTCTATCTTTGATATCCAAATCAAACGTCTTCACGAGTACAAACGCCAACAAATGAACGCTTTGTATGTGATTCACAAATACTTGGACATCAAGGCTGGTAACATCCCTGCTCGTCCAATCACAGTATTCTTTGGTGGTAAAGCAGCTCCTGCCTACACAATCGCTCAAGACATCATCCACTTGATCCTGTGCTTGTCAGAAGTCATTGCAAATGACCCAGCAGTAGCACCACACTTGCAAGTAGTGATGGTTGAAAACTACAACGTTACTGCAGCAAGCTTCCTTATCCCAGCATGTGATATCTCAGAACAAATCTCACTTGCTTCTAAAGAAGCTTCAGGTACTGGTAACATGAAATTCATGTTGAACGGAGCTTTGACTCTCGGTACTATGGACGGTGCTAACGTAGAAATTGCTGAGTTGGTTGGCGACGACAACATCTACATCTTTGGTGAAGATTCAGAAACTGTTATCGACCTTTATGCAAAGGCAGCTTACAAATCAAGCGAATTCTACGCTCGTGAAGCCATCAAACCATTGGTTGACTTCATCGTCAGCGACGCTGTTCTTGCAGTAGGTAAGAAAGAACGCTTGGAACGTCTTTACAACGAATTGATCAACAAAGACTGGTTCATGACTCTCTTAGACTTGGAAGACTACATCAAAGTCAAAGAGCAAATGCTTGCTGACTACGAAGACCGTGACGCATGGTTGGATAAAGTCATCGTTAACATTTCTAAAGCAGGATTCTTCTCATCTGACCGTACAATCGCTCAGTACAACGAAGATATCTGGCACTTGAACTAA
- a CDS encoding extracellular solute-binding protein has translation MSSKFMKSAAVLGTATLASLLLVACGSKTADKPADTSSSEAKEITLYVEDQYKAYAEKVAAAYEKESGTKVNIKSGDQLGGLDKLSLDNQSGQAADVMMAPYDRVGSLGTDGQLSEVTLSDGAKTDNATKSLVTAADGKVYGAPAVIESLVMYYNKDLLKEAPKTFAELEELAKDSKYAFAGEDGKTSAFLADWTNFYYAYGLLSGNGAYVFGDNGKNPKDIGLANDGAIKGIEYAKSWYEKWPKGMQDGTAAGNLIQTSFQEGKTAAIIDGPWKAQAFKDAKVNYGVATIPTLPNGKEYSAFGGGKAWIIPSSTKNLEGAQKFVDYLVSTEQQKAFYEATNEIPANTEARAYAEGKNDELTTAVIKQFKNAQPMPNISQMSAVWEPAANMLFDAVSGKKDAKTAANDAVTLIKETIKQKFGE, from the coding sequence ATGTCATCTAAATTCATGAAGAGCGCTGCTGTGCTTGGAACTGCTACTCTTGCTAGCTTACTTTTGGTAGCTTGCGGAAGCAAAACTGCTGATAAACCAGCTGATACTAGCTCATCTGAAGCAAAAGAAATCACTCTTTACGTTGAAGACCAGTATAAAGCCTACGCTGAAAAAGTTGCTGCAGCTTATGAAAAAGAATCAGGTACAAAAGTTAACATCAAATCTGGTGACCAACTTGGTGGACTTGACAAACTTTCACTTGATAACCAATCAGGTCAAGCTGCTGACGTTATGATGGCACCATACGACCGCGTAGGTAGCCTTGGTACTGACGGACAACTTTCAGAAGTTACATTGAGCGACGGTGCTAAAACAGACAATGCTACTAAGTCTCTTGTAACAGCTGCTGACGGAAAAGTTTACGGTGCTCCTGCAGTTATTGAGTCACTTGTTATGTACTACAACAAAGACTTGCTCAAAGAAGCTCCAAAAACATTTGCTGAATTGGAAGAACTTGCAAAAGATAGCAAATACGCTTTCGCTGGAGAAGATGGCAAAACTTCAGCATTCTTAGCTGACTGGACAAACTTCTACTACGCATACGGACTTCTTTCTGGTAACGGAGCTTACGTATTTGGTGATAACGGTAAAAATCCTAAAGACATCGGTCTTGCTAACGATGGAGCAATCAAAGGTATCGAATACGCTAAGTCTTGGTACGAAAAATGGCCTAAAGGTATGCAAGATGGAACAGCTGCTGGAAACTTGATCCAAACTTCATTCCAAGAAGGTAAAACAGCTGCTATCATCGATGGTCCTTGGAAAGCTCAAGCATTCAAAGATGCTAAAGTAAACTACGGTGTTGCTACTATCCCAACTCTTCCAAACGGAAAAGAATACTCAGCATTCGGTGGTGGTAAAGCTTGGATCATCCCATCAAGCACTAAGAACCTTGAAGGCGCACAAAAATTTGTAGACTACCTTGTATCAACTGAACAACAAAAAGCATTCTACGAAGCAACTAACGAAATCCCAGCTAACACTGAAGCACGTGCATATGCTGAAGGCAAAAACGATGAGTTGACTACAGCTGTTATCAAACAGTTCAAGAATGCTCAACCAATGCCAAACATCTCACAAATGTCAGCAGTTTGGGAACCAGCTGCAAACATGCTCTTTGACGCTGTAAGTGGTAAGAAAGATGCTAAGACAGCTGCTAACGATGCTGTTACATTGATCAAAGAAACAATCAAACAAAAATTTGGTGAATAA
- a CDS encoding DUF1189 domain-containing protein, producing MLPYPFSYFTSIWGFRKPLSKRFGLNWFQLLFTSIFLISLSMVPIAIQNSSQETYPLDTFIDNVYTPLTDEAIMDLSENAQIIDGKLSYAGTKNQQASLLIGPSPSKELPKDLQLHFDTEELVISKENKELTRIRYHAIQTESFQSKEDLTQAISKDWYQQNRVYISLFLVLGASFLFGLNFFIVSLGASLLLYITKKSRLFSFRTFKECYHFILNCLGLPTLITLILGLFGQNMSTLITVQNILFVLYLVTIFYKTHFRDPDYHK from the coding sequence ATGCTTCCATATCCATTCTCGTATTTTACTAGTATCTGGGGATTTCGTAAGCCCCTGTCAAAACGTTTCGGACTTAACTGGTTTCAACTCCTCTTTACTAGCATTTTCCTCATCAGCTTGTCCATGGTTCCAATTGCCATTCAAAACAGCTCGCAGGAAACGTATCCACTGGATACCTTTATCGATAATGTCTACACACCCCTGACAGATGAAGCAATCATGGATTTGTCGGAGAATGCGCAGATAATAGATGGAAAACTGAGCTATGCTGGCACTAAAAATCAGCAAGCTTCTCTTCTGATTGGTCCAAGTCCAAGTAAGGAATTGCCAAAGGACTTGCAACTTCATTTTGATACGGAAGAACTCGTCATCAGTAAGGAAAATAAGGAACTGACCCGTATTCGCTACCACGCGATTCAAACTGAGAGTTTCCAGAGTAAGGAAGATCTGACCCAGGCCATTTCTAAAGATTGGTACCAACAAAATCGGGTCTATATCAGTCTCTTTCTCGTTCTTGGTGCAAGCTTCCTCTTTGGATTGAATTTCTTCATTGTCTCTCTTGGAGCTAGTCTCCTCCTTTATATCACCAAAAAATCACGCCTCTTTTCATTTAGGACTTTTAAAGAGTGCTACCATTTTATCTTGAACTGTTTAGGATTACCCACTCTGATTACGCTTATTTTGGGACTTTTTGGCCAAAATATGTCAACCCTTATCACTGTACAAAACATTCTTTTTGTTCTTTATCTGGTCACTATCTTTTACAAGACACATTTCCGTGATCCAGATTATCATAAATAG
- the malQ gene encoding 4-alpha-glucanotransferase, whose product MKKRQSGVLMHISSLPGAHGIGSFGQSAYDFVDFLVRTKQRYWQILPLGTTSYGDSPYQSFSAFAGNTHFIDLDILVEQGLLEASDLEGVDFGNNPAEVDYAKIYYARRPLLEKAVKRFLEVGDVKAFEKFAQDNQAWLELFAEYMAIKEHFDNLAWTEWPDADARERKASALESYREKLADKLVYHRVTQYFFFQQWLKLKAYANDNHIEIVGDMPIYVAEDSSDMWANPHLFKTDASGKATCIAGCPPDEFSATGQLWGNPIYDWEAMDKDGYKWWVERLRESFKIYDIVRIDHFRGFESYWEIPAGSDTAAPGKWVKGPGYKLFAAVKEELGELNIIAEDLGFMTDEVIELRERTGFPGMKILQFAFNPEDESIDSPHLAPANSVMYTGTHDNNTVLGWYRNEIDDPTREYMARYTNRKEYETVPHAMLRTVFSSVSFMAIATMQDLLELDEAARMNYPSTLGGNWSWRMTEDQLTPAVEDNLLDLTTIYRRINENLVELKK is encoded by the coding sequence ATGAAAAAACGTCAGAGTGGTGTGTTGATGCACATCTCTTCTCTTCCAGGAGCTCACGGGATTGGATCATTTGGCCAAAGCGCCTATGATTTCGTTGATTTCTTGGTTCGTACCAAGCAACGTTACTGGCAAATCCTCCCTCTTGGGACAACAAGCTATGGAGATTCTCCATACCAATCATTCTCAGCCTTTGCTGGAAATACGCATTTTATCGACCTTGATATCTTGGTAGAGCAAGGCTTGTTGGAAGCTAGTGATCTTGAAGGAGTTGACTTTGGTAACAATCCTGCAGAAGTTGACTATGCTAAGATTTATTATGCACGTCGCCCTCTTTTGGAGAAGGCGGTCAAACGTTTCTTGGAAGTGGGAGATGTCAAAGCGTTTGAGAAATTTGCTCAAGACAACCAAGCCTGGCTTGAACTCTTTGCTGAGTATATGGCGATTAAAGAGCATTTTGACAATCTAGCATGGACAGAATGGCCAGATGCAGATGCTCGTGAGCGTAAAGCTTCAGCGCTTGAAAGCTACCGTGAGAAATTGGCAGACAAGTTGGTTTACCACCGTGTAACTCAATACTTCTTCTTCCAACAATGGTTGAAATTGAAAGCATACGCTAACGACAACCACATCGAGATCGTTGGGGACATGCCTATCTACGTTGCGGAAGATTCAAGCGACATGTGGGCAAATCCACACCTCTTCAAGACAGATGCCAGCGGCAAGGCGACTTGCATCGCTGGATGTCCACCGGATGAGTTTTCTGCAACTGGTCAACTTTGGGGTAACCCAATCTATGACTGGGAAGCAATGGACAAAGACGGTTACAAATGGTGGGTTGAACGCTTGCGTGAAAGCTTCAAAATCTACGATATTGTTCGTATCGACCACTTCCGTGGCTTTGAATCTTACTGGGAAATTCCTGCTGGTTCCGATACAGCGGCCCCTGGTAAATGGGTGAAAGGTCCAGGCTACAAACTCTTCGCAGCCGTTAAGGAAGAACTTGGTGAGCTGAACATCATCGCAGAAGACCTTGGCTTCATGACAGATGAGGTTATCGAGTTGCGCGAACGTACTGGCTTCCCAGGGATGAAGATTCTTCAATTTGCCTTCAATCCAGAAGATGAAAGTATCGATAGCCCACACTTGGCACCTGCCAACTCTGTTATGTACACAGGAACACACGATAACAATACGGTTCTTGGTTGGTACCGTAATGAAATCGATGATCCAACTCGTGAGTACATGGCTCGTTACACGAACCGTAAAGAGTATGAAACAGTGCCACACGCAATGCTTCGCACAGTATTTTCATCAGTGAGCTTCATGGCTATTGCCACTATGCAAGATTTACTAGAATTGGATGAGGCAGCTCGCATGAACTACCCATCTACTCTTGGCGGAAACTGGTCTTGGCGTATGACTGAAGATCAATTGACACCAGCTGTCGAGGACAATTTGCTTGACTTGACTACAATTTATCGCCGAATCAATGAGAATTTGGTAGAATTAAAGAAATAA
- a CDS encoding YitT family protein has translation MKQAKQIKRWRYYLRRFAYQIKMLRVLQGISKEKYDEKISASLVYGFLSAVAVNFFFQPGHVYSSGATGLAQIISSLSTHWFGFQLPVSATFYAINIPLMILAWYQIGHKFTVFTFITVSMSSLFIQFVPVVTLTEDPIINALFGGVVMGLGIGFALRNSISSGGTDIVSLTIRKKTGRNVGSISFLVNGTIMLIAGLTFGWKYALYSMITIFVSSRVTDAVFTKQKRMQAMIVTSNPDKVIEKIHKKLHRGATMIHDAEGTYNHERKAVLITVITRAEFNDFKHIMKQVDPTAFVSVSENVHILGRFVETDN, from the coding sequence ATGAAACAAGCAAAACAAATTAAGCGGTGGCGCTATTATCTGCGCCGCTTTGCTTATCAGATAAAGATGTTACGAGTGTTGCAGGGCATCTCTAAGGAAAAATATGATGAGAAGATTTCTGCTTCTCTAGTATACGGTTTTCTATCAGCAGTTGCGGTCAATTTCTTTTTCCAACCAGGGCATGTTTATTCGAGTGGTGCGACAGGTTTGGCGCAAATTATCTCCAGTTTGAGTACGCATTGGTTTGGTTTCCAACTACCCGTATCCGCAACCTTTTATGCCATTAATATCCCACTGATGATTTTGGCTTGGTATCAGATTGGACATAAATTTACGGTTTTTACCTTTATCACGGTATCCATGAGTTCCCTTTTTATCCAGTTTGTGCCAGTGGTAACTCTAACAGAGGATCCCATTATCAATGCTCTCTTTGGGGGTGTTGTCATGGGCTTGGGAATCGGCTTTGCTTTGCGCAATAGTATTTCCAGTGGAGGTACAGATATTGTCAGCCTGACCATTCGCAAGAAAACGGGGAGGAATGTCGGTAGTATTTCCTTCTTGGTCAATGGGACCATCATGTTGATTGCTGGGTTGACCTTTGGTTGGAAATACGCCCTCTACTCCATGATTACCATTTTTGTCTCCAGTCGTGTGACAGATGCGGTCTTTACCAAGCAAAAACGGATGCAAGCCATGATTGTGACCAGTAATCCTGACAAGGTAATCGAAAAAATCCATAAAAAATTGCACCGAGGCGCAACCATGATCCACGATGCAGAAGGAACCTATAATCATGAGAGAAAGGCAGTCTTGATTACCGTTATCACACGAGCAGAGTTTAATGATTTTAAACACATCATGAAACAAGTAGACCCGACAGCCTTCGTCTCTGTATCCGAAAATGTCCACATCCTAGGACGATTTGTAGAAACAGACAATTAG
- a CDS encoding LacI family DNA-binding transcriptional regulator has protein sequence MPVTIKDVAKAAGVSPSTVTRVIQNKSTISDETKKRVRKAMKELNYHPNLNARSLVSSYTQVIGLVLPDDSDAFYQNPFFPSVLRGIAQVASENHYAIQIATGKDEKERLNAISQMVYGKRVDGLIFLYAQEEDPLVKLVAEEQFPFLILGKSLSPFIPLVDNDNVQAGFDATEYFIKKGCRRIAFIGGTKKLFVTQDRLKGYELALKQHQLSIDTNLTYFANEFLEEKGYQFSKRLFKHDPQIDAIITTDSLLAEGVCDYISKHQLNVPVLSFDSVNPRLDLVAYVDINSLELGRTSFETILQIINDAKNNRQICYRQLIAHTIIEK, from the coding sequence ATGCCCGTGACGATTAAAGATGTGGCTAAAGCAGCAGGTGTATCACCTTCAACTGTTACCCGCGTCATTCAAAATAAATCAACGATTAGTGATGAAACCAAAAAACGAGTTCGCAAGGCTATGAAGGAGCTCAACTACCATCCCAACCTCAATGCTCGTAGCCTAGTTAGCAGCTATACTCAAGTTATTGGTTTGGTATTGCCTGACGACTCGGATGCCTTCTACCAAAATCCTTTCTTCCCATCTGTCCTACGAGGGATCGCCCAAGTCGCATCTGAAAACCACTATGCTATTCAGATCGCAACTGGTAAAGATGAAAAGGAGCGTCTCAATGCCATTTCTCAAATGGTCTACGGGAAACGTGTCGATGGCCTGATCTTCCTCTACGCTCAAGAAGAAGATCCACTGGTGAAGCTCGTAGCGGAAGAACAGTTTCCTTTCCTCATCCTCGGAAAATCCCTCTCGCCCTTTATCCCACTTGTCGACAATGATAATGTCCAAGCTGGTTTTGATGCAACTGAGTATTTCATCAAAAAGGGTTGCAGACGAATCGCCTTTATCGGAGGAACCAAGAAACTTTTCGTTACACAAGACCGTCTAAAAGGCTACGAATTGGCACTCAAACAACACCAACTTTCGATTGATACGAACCTGACCTACTTTGCAAATGAATTTCTAGAAGAAAAGGGGTATCAATTTAGTAAGCGCCTCTTCAAACACGATCCGCAGATTGATGCCATCATCACAACCGACAGCCTTCTAGCTGAAGGGGTTTGCGACTACATCAGTAAACACCAATTAAATGTTCCCGTCTTGAGTTTTGACTCTGTTAATCCTCGACTCGACCTAGTAGCTTATGTTGACATCAATAGTCTTGAACTTGGACGAACATCATTTGAAACGATTTTGCAGATTATCAATGACGCGAAAAATAATAGACAGATTTGTTACCGGCAGTTGATTGCCCACACAATTATCGAAAAATAA